The following proteins come from a genomic window of Flavobacterium eburneipallidum:
- a CDS encoding class I SAM-dependent methyltransferase — MKDRIKSVVGNLLVTFFPKKAARLESNGLTMVDLNYTFIERQMRHVILKNIETKNNLDHLSKIHNNFWVNQGIDVFSWNNSFNDNFLPNCTFIFEILKKNFFKDESQFKTLVEIGVGNGDVLHYLSLNFPEIDNFIGIDLSSEQIKINQDKYKENSKLEFVSADVLEWIKKEGRQDMIFVTSNGVFEYFTEQQLREFIEYVHGLGRVLFVTIEPNAIGHDFELNPNSIIYGIERSFSHNYNKIFQDYGFTIFHQSKKRVYGFEMSYILAGNLKY, encoded by the coding sequence GTGAAAGATAGAATAAAATCAGTGGTAGGTAATTTACTTGTTACCTTTTTTCCAAAAAAAGCGGCTAGATTAGAAAGTAACGGATTGACAATGGTTGATTTGAATTATACTTTCATCGAGAGGCAAATGCGTCATGTTATCTTAAAAAACATTGAAACTAAAAATAATTTAGATCATTTGTCCAAGATTCACAATAATTTTTGGGTAAATCAAGGCATTGATGTTTTTTCATGGAACAATAGTTTTAATGATAATTTTTTACCTAATTGTACATTTATTTTTGAAATTTTGAAAAAAAATTTTTTTAAAGATGAATCACAATTCAAAACACTTGTCGAAATAGGAGTAGGCAATGGAGATGTTTTACATTATTTATCGTTAAATTTTCCAGAGATAGATAATTTCATTGGCATTGATTTGAGTTCTGAACAAATCAAAATAAACCAAGATAAGTACAAAGAAAATTCAAAACTTGAATTTGTTAGTGCAGACGTTTTGGAATGGATTAAAAAGGAGGGACGCCAAGATATGATTTTTGTAACTTCAAATGGTGTTTTCGAATATTTTACAGAACAACAATTAAGAGAATTTATTGAGTACGTTCATGGTTTGGGACGAGTACTTTTTGTAACTATAGAACCTAATGCAATTGGGCACGATTTTGAATTAAATCCAAATTCAATTATATACGGTATCGAAAGATCTTTCTCTCATAATTATAACAAAATTTTCCAAGATTATGGATTTACAATTTTTCATCAATCCAAGAAACGAGTATATGGGTTTGAAATGAGCTATATATTGGCTGGTAATTTAAAATATTAG
- the dnaK gene encoding molecular chaperone DnaK — protein MGKIIGIDLGTTNSCVSVMEGNEAVVIPNAEGKRTTPSIIAFVEGGEIKVGDPAKRQAVTNPTKTIASIKRFMGRGFGEVAEEAKRVPYSVVKGDNNTPRVDIDGRLYTAQELSAMTLQKMKKTAEDYLGQTVTEAVITVPAYFNDAQRQATKEAGEIAGLKVMRIINEPTAAALAYGLDKKGTDQKIAVYDLGGGTFDISVLELGDGVFEVLSTNGDTHLGGDDFDQTIIDWLADEFKAEEGVDLRLDPMSLQRIKEAAEKAKIELSSSAETEINLPYVTATASGPKHLVKKLSRAKFEQLSDSLVKRSMAPVARALKDAGLSVSDIDEVILVGGSTRMPRIADEVEKFFGKKASKGVNPDEVVAIGAAIQGGVLSGDVKDVLLLDVTPLSLGIETMGGVMTTLIEANTTIPTKKSQVFSTAADSQPSVELHVLQGARAMAADNKTIGRFHLDGIPPAPRGVPQIEVTFDIDANGIIKVTATDKGTGKSHDIRIEASSGLTSEEIEKMKQDAEANAESDKVLRAKAEKINEADSMIFQTETQLKELGSKLADDHKVAVEYALTELRMAHQSQDVPAIQTALDNINAAWKTATEAMYAQGEQGGQAAAEPQAQGDNVEDVEFEEVK, from the coding sequence ATGGGTAAAATAATCGGAATTGATTTAGGTACTACGAACTCTTGTGTTTCTGTAATGGAAGGTAACGAAGCTGTTGTAATTCCTAATGCAGAAGGAAAAAGAACAACACCATCTATCATCGCTTTTGTTGAAGGTGGAGAAATTAAAGTAGGTGATCCTGCGAAAAGACAAGCAGTAACTAATCCAACTAAGACTATTGCTTCTATCAAACGTTTTATGGGACGCGGTTTTGGAGAAGTTGCTGAAGAAGCAAAAAGAGTTCCTTATTCAGTAGTAAAAGGAGACAACAATACACCACGTGTAGATATTGATGGTCGTTTGTACACTGCACAAGAATTGTCAGCTATGACACTTCAAAAAATGAAAAAAACTGCTGAAGACTATTTAGGTCAAACAGTTACTGAAGCAGTTATTACTGTTCCTGCTTACTTTAACGATGCACAACGTCAAGCAACTAAAGAAGCTGGTGAAATTGCAGGTCTTAAAGTTATGCGTATCATCAATGAGCCTACTGCTGCTGCATTAGCTTACGGATTAGACAAAAAAGGTACAGATCAAAAAATTGCTGTTTACGATTTAGGTGGAGGTACTTTTGATATTTCTGTTTTGGAATTAGGAGACGGAGTTTTCGAAGTATTGTCAACTAATGGTGATACTCACCTTGGTGGAGACGATTTTGATCAAACAATCATTGACTGGTTGGCAGACGAATTCAAAGCTGAAGAAGGTGTTGATTTGCGTTTAGATCCAATGTCATTGCAACGTATCAAAGAAGCTGCTGAAAAAGCAAAAATTGAATTGTCTTCTTCTGCAGAGACTGAAATCAATTTGCCTTATGTAACTGCTACGGCTTCTGGACCAAAACACTTGGTTAAAAAATTATCAAGAGCTAAATTCGAACAATTATCTGATTCTTTAGTAAAACGTTCTATGGCTCCTGTAGCTAGAGCTTTGAAAGATGCAGGTTTATCTGTTTCTGATATTGACGAAGTTATCTTGGTTGGAGGTTCAACTCGTATGCCAAGAATTGCAGACGAAGTAGAAAAATTCTTTGGTAAAAAAGCGTCTAAAGGAGTTAATCCTGATGAGGTTGTTGCTATTGGAGCAGCTATTCAAGGTGGAGTTCTTTCTGGAGATGTAAAAGATGTATTGTTACTTGACGTTACACCTTTATCTTTAGGAATCGAAACTATGGGTGGTGTTATGACTACATTAATTGAAGCTAACACAACTATTCCAACTAAAAAATCACAAGTTTTCTCAACTGCTGCTGATTCTCAACCATCTGTTGAATTACACGTTCTTCAAGGAGCTAGAGCAATGGCTGCAGATAATAAAACAATTGGTCGTTTTCATTTAGATGGTATTCCACCAGCACCAAGAGGTGTTCCTCAAATTGAAGTAACTTTTGATATTGATGCTAATGGTATCATCAAAGTAACTGCAACTGACAAAGGAACTGGAAAATCTCACGATATCCGCATCGAAGCTTCTTCTGGATTGACTTCTGAAGAAATCGAAAAAATGAAACAAGACGCAGAAGCTAACGCTGAATCTGACAAAGTTTTAAGAGCTAAAGCAGAAAAAATCAATGAGGCTGACTCAATGATTTTCCAAACTGAAACGCAATTGAAAGAATTAGGTTCTAAATTAGCTGATGATCACAAAGTTGCTGTAGAATACGCTTTAACTGAATTGAGAATGGCTCACCAATCTCAAGATGTTCCTGCAATTCAAACTGCTTTAGATAACATCAATGCAGCTTGGAAAACAGCTACTGAAGCAATGTATGCTCAAGGAGAACAAGGTGGTCAAGCAGCTGCTGAACCACAAGCTCAAGGAGATAATGTTGAAGACGTTGAATTCGAAGAAGTAAAATAA